From Salvelinus fontinalis isolate EN_2023a chromosome 30, ASM2944872v1, whole genome shotgun sequence, one genomic window encodes:
- the LOC129828628 gene encoding retinal rod rhodopsin-sensitive cGMP 3',5'-cyclic phosphodiesterase subunit gamma gives MNLEVPKLEIKSATRVTGGPATPRKGPPKFKQRQTRQFKSKPPKKGIQGFGDDIPGMEGLGTDITVICPWEAFNHLELSELAKYGII, from the exons ATGAATCTCGAGGTCCCCAAGTTGGAGATCAAGTCTGCCACCCGTGTCACTGGAGGCCCTGCAACACCACGTAAGGGACCCCCTAAATTCAAGCAGAGGCAGACTCGCCAGTTCAAGAGCAAGCCCCCAAAGAAGGGAATTCAGGG CTTTGGCGATGATATCCCTGGAATGGAGGGCTTAGGCACTG ACATCACAGTAATCTGCCCCTGGGAGGCCTTCAACCACCTGGAGCTTAGCGAGCTGGCCAAATATGGTATCATCTAA